One genomic segment of Desulfocapsa sulfexigens DSM 10523 includes these proteins:
- a CDS encoding DUF294 nucleotidyltransferase-like domain-containing protein, giving the protein MAPSDDVHNVAPEMAIAFFRSILPFNSLDDATLNDLAHHCRVDFYPKGTRILKQGETDITHLYLIQRGGVKAFIEDDQGDVTLKDFRGVGAYIGALGIIRGTPANLNIETVEDTFCFLLPREIFLRLVEQEPSFAHYYLKSFSEKIVTTAYNELRHHKVSNRSGDDLYLFSVRVGDLVKTLRKVSSGSSIQEAAASMAEHRVGSLLVYDPADEENIVGIITDRDLRSKVVAAGLDYNLPVENIMTGPVQTVLSQSLCFDVLLKMMTTSIHHLAVERGGRVIGVVTSHDIMLLQGHSPYYLFKEIRGQQQISGLYVLAQKIPDVIRGLIKEGAKAGNITQMIAILNDHILERMLTLLEKELGPPPVPYCWLLMGSEGRREQTFKTDQDNAILYADPVNDEEKLAAENYFKGFAEKAIGHLVNCGYPLCPGFIMATNPRWCQPLSVWKDYFSKWIDAPDPAELLNATIFFDFRSGFGDSSLARDLRNHLNAKAKEKDIFLFHLARQCMATRVPLSFFKNFIVNKDGEHKNRLDIKGQGLTPFVNFARVLALKNGISETNTLARLKALYDADFINREIWSSANDAYELQMQQRLIHQLSQIEEGVLPDNHINPEQLSDLDKRMLKDAFTIIERLYSVLDKMYPVA; this is encoded by the coding sequence ATGGCACCAAGTGATGATGTTCATAACGTAGCGCCTGAAATGGCAATAGCCTTTTTCAGGAGTATTCTGCCATTTAACAGCCTTGATGATGCTACGCTCAACGACCTTGCTCACCATTGCCGTGTTGATTTCTACCCCAAGGGAACCCGTATCCTGAAACAGGGTGAAACTGATATTACTCATTTGTACCTTATTCAGCGTGGTGGCGTGAAGGCCTTTATCGAAGATGATCAGGGGGATGTGACCCTTAAGGATTTTCGTGGGGTTGGCGCCTATATCGGTGCACTGGGAATTATTCGTGGAACTCCTGCAAACCTGAACATTGAGACAGTGGAGGACACCTTCTGTTTTCTGCTGCCCCGGGAGATTTTCCTAAGGCTTGTTGAGCAGGAGCCTTCTTTTGCTCATTATTATTTGAAAAGTTTTTCTGAAAAGATCGTCACCACTGCCTACAATGAGCTTCGCCACCATAAGGTTTCGAATCGTAGTGGTGATGATCTCTATCTTTTTTCGGTACGGGTTGGTGATCTGGTAAAAACGCTGCGCAAGGTTTCCAGTGGAAGTTCAATTCAGGAGGCAGCGGCCAGTATGGCTGAACACCGTGTTGGTAGTCTTCTTGTATATGATCCCGCCGATGAAGAGAATATCGTTGGTATTATAACCGATCGTGACCTTCGGAGTAAGGTGGTCGCCGCAGGACTGGACTACAATCTCCCTGTGGAAAATATCATGACGGGGCCAGTACAGACGGTGCTTTCCCAGTCGCTTTGTTTTGATGTCCTGCTGAAAATGATGACAACATCCATTCATCACCTGGCAGTGGAGCGTGGTGGTCGTGTTATTGGCGTGGTGACTTCCCATGATATTATGTTGCTTCAGGGCCATTCGCCCTATTATTTATTTAAAGAGATACGTGGGCAGCAGCAAATCAGTGGCCTGTATGTTCTGGCTCAGAAGATTCCCGATGTTATTCGCGGTCTGATTAAAGAGGGGGCCAAGGCCGGCAATATTACCCAGATGATAGCGATCTTGAACGATCATATTCTCGAACGTATGTTGACACTTCTTGAAAAGGAATTGGGGCCGCCACCCGTTCCTTACTGCTGGCTGCTTATGGGGAGTGAAGGCCGACGGGAGCAGACCTTTAAAACAGATCAGGATAATGCCATACTCTATGCCGATCCTGTAAATGATGAGGAGAAGCTTGCGGCCGAAAACTATTTCAAGGGTTTTGCGGAAAAAGCCATTGGCCATCTGGTCAACTGCGGATATCCGCTATGTCCAGGTTTTATAATGGCCACCAACCCCAGATGGTGTCAGCCGCTCTCTGTGTGGAAGGACTATTTCAGTAAATGGATAGATGCGCCGGATCCTGCTGAACTTCTGAATGCCACTATCTTTTTTGATTTTCGTTCAGGTTTTGGTGATTCTTCCCTGGCAAGGGATCTGCGGAATCATCTCAATGCCAAGGCCAAAGAGAAGGATATATTTCTTTTTCACCTGGCCCGGCAGTGCATGGCCACACGTGTGCCGCTTTCCTTTTTCAAAAACTTTATTGTGAATAAGGATGGGGAACACAAGAATCGTCTTGACATTAAAGGACAGGGACTGACTCCATTTGTGAACTTTGCGCGTGTTCTTGCCCTGAAAAATGGTATCAGTGAAACCAATACCCTTGCCCGCCTCAAAGCTCTCTATGATGCGGATTTCATTAATCGAGAAATCTGGTCGTCTGCCAATGATGCGTACGAACTGCAGATGCAGCAGCGTTTAATTCATCAGCTGTCGCAGATTGAAGAGGGTGTCCTGCCAGATAATCATATCAATCCTGAACAGTTATCTGATCTTGATAAGCGGATGTTGAAGGATGCTTTTACCATTATTGAAAGGCTTTACTCCGTGCTTGATAAAATGTACCCGGTTGCCTGA
- the atpH gene encoding ATP synthase F1 subunit delta, translating to MKQVILARRYAKALFAVCKENEKFDEYNDALQGLNGVFATDSSLADSLTNPLYPMDVREKVMEGIVASMGVDKVMGNFLNLLVEKKRAGVLPDIAEEFQIMVDEEKNVSHGSVVSAVELSEELQAKVQATLEKLTGKTVKLTTSVDPSIIGGVVAKVGDLELDGSIRTQLASLKDSIKGRE from the coding sequence GTGAAACAGGTTATCTTAGCAAGACGATATGCAAAGGCACTTTTCGCAGTCTGTAAGGAAAACGAAAAGTTTGATGAGTATAACGATGCTCTTCAGGGCCTTAATGGAGTGTTTGCCACGGACAGCAGTCTGGCGGACTCTCTTACCAACCCCCTCTACCCGATGGATGTACGCGAAAAGGTAATGGAAGGAATTGTTGCTTCCATGGGTGTTGATAAAGTTATGGGCAATTTTCTCAACCTGCTGGTCGAGAAAAAACGTGCTGGCGTTCTTCCTGATATTGCAGAAGAATTCCAGATCATGGTTGATGAAGAAAAAAATGTCAGTCATGGCAGCGTCGTCTCAGCAGTAGAACTGAGTGAAGAATTGCAGGCCAAAGTGCAGGCAACATTAGAAAAGCTTACTGGCAAGACAGTGAAACTGACTACCAGTGTGGATCCTTCAATCATTGGTGGCGTTGTTGCCAAGGTTGGTGATCTTGAATTAGACGGAAGTATCAGAACACAACTTGCGAGTTTAAAAGATTCCATTAAGGGGAGAGAGTAG
- a CDS encoding ATP synthase F0 subunit B gives MVSMDITLFLQIVNAIVLMFLLNGVIYKPVLKILKERKVKLQGMRDDVTKYEDNARRRQEEVDKKMHKASSRAKAALDNARAGAKAAGEEKLAAIKAEADADKDKQLADIKSQVEAARKDLEAGLDGFASAMAGKILGRSL, from the coding sequence ATGGTTTCAATGGATATTACCCTGTTTCTTCAGATCGTAAATGCTATCGTTCTGATGTTTCTCCTCAATGGAGTCATCTATAAGCCGGTACTGAAGATTTTGAAGGAAAGAAAAGTCAAGTTACAAGGCATGCGTGATGATGTAACTAAGTACGAAGATAACGCCCGCAGACGTCAGGAAGAAGTAGACAAAAAAATGCACAAGGCCTCTAGCAGGGCCAAGGCTGCACTTGATAATGCGCGCGCCGGGGCAAAAGCCGCCGGTGAGGAGAAACTCGCCGCAATCAAGGCTGAAGCCGATGCTGATAAAGATAAACAGCTGGCAGATATTAAATCCCAGGTTGAGGCTGCTCGAAAAGATCTTGAAGCCGGACTTGACGGATTTGCTTCTGCCATGGCAGGAAAAATTTTGGGAAGGAGTCTGTAA
- the alaS gene encoding alanine--tRNA ligase, producing the protein MKGKEIRRRFIEYFEKHDHTRVESSSLVPHDDPTLLFVNAGMVQFKTVFMGEDKRDYTRAVTSQRCVRAGGKHNDLENVGYTARHHTFFEMLGNFSFGDYFKEDAIRFAWEFLIQELKLPAEQMWVSVFEDDDEAFELWEKIEDLPKGRIVRLGEKDNFWAMGDTGPCGPCSEIHIDQGREAGCDRPDCAVGCDCDRFLELWNLVFMQFNRSEDGTMTPLPKPSIDTGMGLERVAAVLQGKFNNYDTDLFQPVIQKLEGLSGCKYLANQDDTTAMRVISDHARATTFLVADGVLPSNEGRGYVLRRVMRRAIRYGRNLGLTKPFLEAVTAEVTNTMKEAHPHLKDCADLLAKVVNNEELRFGETLEHGLSMLDEEIKRLAKLNDKLINGEFVFKLYDTFGFPVDIVRDISLERGVEFDHDGFAAAMEKQRNQSRASRKGENVRILGKGLKQLIESGNRSEFVGYVGLSSQAVVFGLLDHEGEVCEELPAGTVGQLFVSATPFYAEAGGQAGDKGTVSWDGGEADVYGTLTEGEGIILHRIKITRGILATGVTVQLEVETAKRNDTASNHTATHLLQAALKELLGDHIKQAGSQVTHDRLRFDFTHFSQLSADEKETVERRVNEKIRENIITDTAVLERNQAIEQGATALFGEKYGDSVRVVSLGDFSKELCGGTHVAATGDIGLFQIVSESGIAAGVRRIEAVTGRAALERVLSQARREHDVCEMLNVQPDNIVDRVETLVRSNKSLERQVADLSTQLATTDLVDLMESAAEIEGVKVIAAVIPLDSPKTLREVGDRVRDALGTGVAVLGGEINGKAALLALVSKDLTKKIKAGELVNRVAVIVGGKGGGRPDMAQAGGTMPDKMKEAIASVHEHVRELLVK; encoded by the coding sequence ATGAAAGGAAAAGAAATCCGCAGACGTTTTATTGAGTATTTTGAGAAACATGATCATACCAGGGTTGAAAGTTCCTCCCTTGTTCCACATGATGATCCTACACTCCTCTTTGTAAATGCCGGAATGGTACAGTTTAAAACGGTGTTTATGGGCGAAGATAAACGCGATTATACTCGTGCTGTGACAAGTCAGCGATGTGTGCGTGCCGGTGGCAAACACAACGATCTCGAAAATGTTGGCTATACAGCCCGACATCATACGTTTTTTGAAATGCTCGGTAACTTTTCTTTTGGTGACTATTTTAAAGAGGATGCCATCAGGTTTGCCTGGGAGTTCCTTATTCAAGAGCTTAAACTTCCTGCTGAGCAAATGTGGGTTTCTGTTTTTGAGGATGACGATGAAGCATTTGAACTCTGGGAGAAGATAGAAGATCTTCCCAAGGGGCGTATTGTTCGTCTGGGGGAAAAAGACAACTTCTGGGCCATGGGAGACACTGGACCCTGTGGTCCCTGCTCCGAAATTCATATTGATCAGGGCAGAGAGGCAGGCTGTGATCGCCCTGATTGTGCGGTCGGCTGTGATTGTGATCGCTTCCTTGAACTGTGGAATCTCGTTTTTATGCAGTTTAATCGTTCAGAGGACGGAACAATGACGCCTCTGCCAAAACCCAGCATTGACACGGGAATGGGTCTTGAACGAGTAGCAGCGGTTCTACAGGGGAAATTTAACAATTACGATACGGACCTTTTTCAGCCAGTCATTCAAAAACTTGAAGGGTTGTCTGGCTGTAAGTATCTGGCCAATCAGGATGATACTACTGCCATGCGGGTCATTTCTGACCACGCCCGTGCTACCACTTTTCTGGTTGCCGACGGTGTTCTTCCCTCTAACGAAGGACGCGGCTACGTGTTGCGCCGGGTTATGCGCCGTGCCATCAGATATGGTCGTAACCTTGGGTTGACTAAACCCTTTCTTGAAGCAGTGACGGCTGAGGTGACAAACACCATGAAAGAGGCTCACCCTCACTTGAAGGATTGTGCGGACCTTCTGGCTAAGGTTGTTAATAATGAGGAACTGCGTTTTGGAGAAACCCTGGAGCATGGTCTCTCCATGCTTGATGAAGAGATAAAGCGACTTGCTAAGCTTAATGATAAGCTGATAAATGGTGAATTTGTCTTTAAACTCTATGACACCTTTGGCTTCCCTGTTGATATTGTACGCGATATCTCACTGGAACGGGGGGTGGAGTTTGATCATGACGGTTTTGCTGCCGCCATGGAAAAACAGAGAAATCAATCCCGTGCATCACGCAAGGGTGAGAATGTACGCATTCTTGGCAAAGGCCTGAAACAACTTATTGAAAGTGGAAACAGAAGCGAGTTTGTTGGCTACGTAGGGCTTAGCTCTCAAGCGGTGGTTTTTGGACTACTCGATCACGAAGGGGAGGTATGTGAAGAGTTGCCAGCTGGAACAGTGGGACAGCTGTTTGTGAGTGCTACTCCTTTCTATGCCGAAGCAGGTGGTCAGGCAGGGGATAAAGGAACTGTGTCCTGGGATGGTGGTGAGGCCGATGTGTACGGAACGCTGACCGAAGGCGAAGGGATTATCCTGCACAGGATAAAGATCACTAGGGGCATACTGGCTACAGGGGTAACTGTTCAGCTCGAAGTTGAAACAGCCAAGCGTAATGACACCGCTTCAAATCACACAGCAACCCATTTACTTCAGGCGGCCTTGAAAGAACTCCTTGGGGATCATATTAAACAGGCAGGTTCACAGGTGACACATGATCGTCTTCGCTTTGATTTTACACATTTCTCACAGCTGTCAGCCGATGAAAAAGAGACTGTTGAGAGAAGGGTAAATGAGAAAATTAGAGAGAATATCATTACCGACACAGCTGTACTTGAGCGTAACCAGGCAATTGAGCAGGGAGCAACGGCCCTTTTTGGTGAGAAATATGGGGACAGTGTCAGAGTTGTGAGTCTTGGAGATTTTTCTAAAGAGCTCTGTGGCGGAACTCATGTTGCGGCAACAGGAGACATAGGTCTTTTTCAAATTGTATCAGAAAGTGGCATTGCGGCAGGAGTGCGAAGGATTGAGGCCGTAACAGGAAGAGCTGCTCTGGAGAGAGTGCTTTCCCAGGCAAGACGGGAGCATGATGTGTGCGAAATGTTGAACGTTCAGCCAGACAATATTGTTGATCGAGTTGAAACTCTGGTTCGTAGCAATAAGTCCCTCGAAAGGCAGGTTGCTGACTTGTCCACCCAGCTTGCAACCACCGATCTTGTTGATCTCATGGAATCTGCAGCAGAGATAGAAGGGGTCAAAGTTATTGCAGCTGTCATTCCATTGGATAGTCCGAAAACCTTACGTGAAGTGGGGGATAGAGTGCGCGATGCCCTGGGGACTGGTGTGGCAGTGCTTGGCGGTGAAATTAATGGTAAGGCTGCGTTGCTTGCACTTGTATCAAAAGATCTTACAAAGAAAATAAAGGCTGGTGAACTTGTTAACAGGGTTGCAGTAATTGTTGGTGGTAAGGGTGGTGGCAGGCCAGACATGGCACAGGCTGGTGGCACCATGCCAGATAAAATGAAGGAGGCAATCGCTTCTGTGCACGAACATGTCCGTGAGCTCTTGGTCAAATGA
- a CDS encoding 3'-5' exonuclease yields MFDLLNPGTWFPRAAPQLRANKDFFASFDQGRPLSEYTFVVCDTELTGLNKKKDELISIGAVTIRDLQIDLSSMFHNFIKPENMDPTQATLVHRITPQQLEAAEPIDVVLPRFVEYIQGSLLVGHHLPLDMHFLNKATARVMGGTLSNPGVDTMRMAQGYKRVQLGHYHEHNPREISYSLDDLGREYNLPQFKPHDALEDALQTAYLFLYLIKKFRKGGLVTLKDIFQSGRVGSFRY; encoded by the coding sequence ATGTTTGATTTGCTGAATCCCGGCACCTGGTTCCCCAGAGCTGCTCCACAGCTGCGGGCCAACAAAGACTTTTTTGCCAGTTTTGATCAGGGACGTCCTTTGAGTGAGTACACCTTTGTGGTGTGCGATACGGAACTCACAGGATTGAATAAAAAGAAAGATGAGCTGATTTCCATTGGTGCTGTTACGATCAGGGATCTGCAGATTGATCTTTCATCCATGTTTCATAACTTTATAAAACCTGAAAACATGGATCCCACACAGGCAACACTGGTGCATCGCATAACACCGCAGCAACTTGAGGCAGCTGAACCGATTGATGTCGTACTGCCAAGATTTGTTGAATATATCCAAGGGAGTCTGCTCGTTGGTCATCACCTTCCTCTGGATATGCATTTTCTGAATAAGGCAACAGCTCGAGTCATGGGCGGAACACTGTCCAATCCAGGTGTGGATACTATGCGTATGGCTCAGGGGTATAAACGGGTACAGCTCGGCCACTACCATGAACATAATCCGCGTGAGATAAGTTACAGTCTCGACGATCTTGGCAGGGAGTATAATCTCCCTCAGTTTAAACCCCATGATGCCTTAGAGGATGCTCTGCAGACCGCCTACCTTTTTCTCTATTTGATAAAGAAATTTCGCAAAGGTGGACTCGTGACCCTAAAGGATATTTTTCAGTCCGGTAGGGTGGGAAGTTTCCGATATTAG
- a CDS encoding DUF4212 domain-containing protein — MNDAQKYWQANIRLVIGCLIVWFAVSFGAGILFVHQLNAIRILGGYPLGFWFAQQGSIYTFMVLIFFYAWRMNQLDKKFHVSEA; from the coding sequence ATGAATGATGCTCAGAAGTATTGGCAGGCGAATATCCGGTTAGTTATCGGATGTCTGATCGTCTGGTTTGCGGTTTCATTTGGTGCGGGTATTCTGTTTGTGCACCAGCTGAATGCCATCAGGATTTTAGGTGGATATCCACTTGGCTTCTGGTTTGCCCAGCAAGGTTCTATTTATACCTTCATGGTTCTGATCTTTTTTTACGCCTGGCGTATGAATCAGCTTGATAAAAAATTCCACGTCAGTGAAGCTTAG
- a CDS encoding sodium:solute symporter family protein yields MTNLQMWTYAVVGATFALYIFIAIKARAATTGEFYVAGKGVHPVLNGMATGADWMSAASFISMAGLIAFSGYDASVYLMGWTGGYCLLAMLLAPYLRKYGKFTVPEFIGDRFYSQTARVVAVICLIVASLTYVIGQMKGIGVAFSRFLEIPFNYGLFLGMGIVFIYAVLGGMKGVTYTQIAQYCVLIFAYTVPAIFISLQLTGNAIPQLGLGSVMADGSGVFLLDKMDKTLVDLGFDAYTTQKGSTINIFLLTMSLMIGTAGLPHVITRFFTVPKVKDARSSAGWALVFIAILYTTAPSVGAMARLNLVNTIQADSIAPDTTQNLKIDALPSWFTNWEKTGLLKFEDKNGDGRIQYVGKNYTGTDANGKVVENEMIKVDRDIMVLANPEIAGLPNWVIALVAAGGIAAALSTAAGLLLAISSAISHDIVKGIVAKNIDDKTELMAGRIAMAGAIAVAGYLGLNPPGFAAQVVALAFGLAASSIFPALMMGIFAKRVNNVGAVLGMLAGLGTTLVYIFWFKGWFFIPGTEMAKDVAANWFMGISPGSFGAVGAVINFAVALTASSLTAPPPEHIQHLVEDIRVPMGAKAAVDH; encoded by the coding sequence ATGACAAATCTACAAATGTGGACGTATGCTGTTGTAGGGGCAACTTTTGCTCTCTATATTTTTATTGCCATCAAGGCTCGTGCTGCCACCACCGGAGAGTTTTATGTTGCCGGTAAGGGTGTGCATCCGGTTCTGAATGGTATGGCCACAGGCGCTGACTGGATGTCTGCTGCCTCGTTTATTTCCATGGCTGGTCTCATTGCCTTCAGTGGCTATGATGCTTCCGTGTATCTTATGGGTTGGACTGGTGGTTACTGTCTTTTGGCCATGCTCCTCGCCCCGTATCTGCGAAAGTATGGAAAATTCACTGTGCCCGAGTTTATTGGTGACAGGTTCTACTCTCAGACTGCCCGTGTTGTGGCCGTTATCTGTCTGATAGTAGCTTCTCTTACCTATGTTATCGGCCAAATGAAGGGTATTGGTGTTGCCTTTTCCCGGTTTCTCGAAATTCCGTTTAACTATGGTCTCTTTCTTGGTATGGGAATCGTATTCATCTACGCTGTTCTTGGTGGAATGAAAGGTGTTACCTATACCCAGATAGCTCAGTACTGTGTTTTGATCTTTGCTTATACCGTACCAGCTATCTTTATTTCCCTGCAGCTCACCGGGAATGCCATTCCTCAGCTTGGTTTGGGCTCGGTAATGGCGGATGGTTCAGGAGTCTTCCTCCTGGATAAGATGGATAAGACATTGGTGGATCTGGGGTTTGATGCCTATACGACGCAGAAGGGGAGTACGATCAATATCTTTCTTCTGACCATGTCGCTGATGATTGGTACTGCGGGCCTTCCCCATGTTATTACCCGTTTCTTTACTGTACCTAAGGTAAAAGACGCACGTTCTTCAGCTGGCTGGGCTCTGGTTTTCATCGCGATCCTCTACACCACTGCTCCCAGTGTTGGTGCCATGGCTCGTTTGAATCTGGTGAATACCATTCAGGCAGATTCCATCGCCCCCGATACTACCCAGAATCTGAAAATTGATGCACTTCCTTCCTGGTTTACAAACTGGGAAAAAACCGGTCTGTTGAAATTTGAAGACAAAAACGGTGACGGACGTATTCAGTATGTTGGTAAGAATTACACAGGTACCGATGCAAACGGTAAAGTTGTCGAAAACGAGATGATCAAAGTTGACCGTGATATCATGGTTCTTGCCAATCCAGAGATTGCAGGGCTTCCAAACTGGGTTATTGCACTCGTTGCTGCCGGTGGAATTGCTGCCGCGCTCTCAACTGCTGCTGGACTCCTTCTTGCAATCTCTTCAGCGATTTCTCATGACATCGTGAAGGGCATTGTTGCAAAGAATATTGATGATAAAACTGAGCTCATGGCTGGTCGTATCGCAATGGCTGGTGCTATTGCTGTGGCTGGGTATCTTGGACTGAATCCTCCAGGATTTGCGGCCCAGGTTGTTGCCCTGGCCTTTGGTCTTGCTGCATCCTCAATATTTCCAGCACTCATGATGGGAATTTTCGCAAAACGTGTTAATAATGTTGGTGCTGTACTTGGTATGCTTGCTGGTCTTGGAACTACCCTTGTTTATATTTTCTGGTTTAAGGGATGGTTCTTTATTCCCGGTACAGAAATGGCCAAAGACGTAGCTGCTAACTGGTTCATGGGGATATCCCCTGGTTCCTTTGGTGCCGTGGGTGCGGTGATCAACTTTGCTGTTGCTCTTACTGCTTCCAGTTTAACTGCTCCTCCACCAGAGCACATTCAGCATCTTGTTGAGGACATTCGTGTTCCAATGGGAGCTAAGGCAGCAGTCGATCATTAA
- a CDS encoding isochorismatase family protein: MLQSESCYLHIIDPQERLMAHIHEASRVTETIIKMVNCARIIGLPVIANTQYKKGLGAYVTGLEELMDEVPRPDKIEFNALANAETKELVSALPATVDTAILVGVETHICVYQTALGLQELGFSSWIVADGVSSRLEKNHLLGLARLRDTGAAIGPAEMILYELLAKAGSAQFKEVLPHII, from the coding sequence ATGTTACAATCAGAAAGTTGCTACCTTCATATAATTGATCCTCAGGAACGCTTAATGGCTCATATCCATGAGGCATCCAGAGTGACCGAGACCATTATCAAAATGGTAAACTGCGCAAGGATCATTGGTTTGCCTGTGATAGCCAACACCCAGTACAAAAAAGGCTTGGGGGCTTATGTTACAGGTCTTGAAGAGTTAATGGATGAAGTTCCTAGGCCTGATAAAATTGAATTTAACGCGCTTGCTAATGCAGAAACCAAGGAGCTGGTAAGTGCTCTACCCGCTACAGTGGATACTGCAATACTGGTAGGTGTAGAAACGCATATCTGTGTCTATCAAACGGCACTTGGTCTACAGGAACTCGGGTTTTCGTCCTGGATAGTAGCGGATGGAGTGTCTTCACGTTTAGAAAAAAACCATCTCCTGGGGTTGGCACGCTTGCGTGATACCGGAGCTGCCATAGGCCCAGCTGAAATGATACTGTATGAATTACTGGCCAAGGCGGGAAGCGCTCAATTTAAAGAAGTTCTGCCACATATCATTTAA
- a CDS encoding F0F1 ATP synthase subunit B family protein, producing MKRTIGKGALVALILWFALAAGIVWASDHGTTAATGEGMPTADAHVSAEMHGEAAAGHAVVEDHATETAALHGDAAAGHGNAHAVDSLSPAKLKDLGWRVMNFIVLMIILVKFGAKPIANGLGARRKQIRDEIEDLEAKKVDAEKAYKEFSAKLESVEKDVDSIVEKAVAQAEVEKVRIIEAAEKSAADIKRSAEMAIANEITAAKRSLKVSVTEQAAIMAEELIVKNLTADDQVKIIEDYLDKVGAVQ from the coding sequence ATGAAGCGAACAATCGGGAAAGGTGCACTTGTTGCGCTGATTCTGTGGTTTGCCCTGGCTGCAGGTATTGTCTGGGCGTCTGACCACGGAACAACAGCGGCAACTGGTGAGGGAATGCCCACGGCGGATGCCCATGTCTCTGCTGAGATGCATGGTGAGGCTGCTGCCGGGCATGCAGTGGTTGAAGATCATGCAACAGAAACTGCGGCACTTCATGGTGATGCTGCTGCCGGACATGGTAACGCCCATGCGGTTGATAGTCTGTCGCCTGCAAAGCTCAAAGATCTCGGCTGGCGTGTGATGAACTTTATCGTGCTGATGATCATCCTGGTGAAGTTTGGTGCTAAGCCAATTGCCAATGGACTCGGTGCTCGTCGTAAACAGATTAGAGATGAGATTGAAGATCTTGAAGCGAAGAAAGTTGATGCTGAGAAAGCCTACAAGGAGTTTTCCGCAAAGCTTGAATCTGTTGAAAAAGACGTCGATTCTATCGTTGAAAAAGCTGTTGCCCAGGCCGAGGTTGAGAAGGTCAGGATTATAGAGGCTGCAGAAAAATCAGCTGCCGATATTAAACGTTCTGCAGAAATGGCAATTGCCAATGAAATTACTGCGGCTAAACGTAGCCTTAAGGTGAGCGTTACCGAGCAGGCAGCAATAATGGCTGAGGAGTTAATCGTTAAGAATCTGACAGCTGATGATCAGGTCAAGATTATCGAAGATTACTTAGATAAAGTAGGGGCCGTCCAGTGA